The genomic stretch TATAAGTGGACTTGCCAGTGATTACAACTGAgcaaaaatgcacacacacacacacatatatatatctatacTATTCACAATCATAAATGGACACATAAACATCACTTTGATCATGCAAAATAACCacatttttctcttctttcccAATTTAGGGCCATTGAGAAGTTGACCGGTCACAATTTGGATAACCACTCCTTCAGCGTGTCCTACATTCTGGACGTGGAGGGGGGTGCAGGGTCTCAGGCCCAGCGGGTGACACCTCGAGGGGGACGAGGGTCGCGAGACTCAGACTCCACACATACCGGGGCCATGGGGGGCCTCCAGGGGCCCCGACACGGTCACCATGAACTCCCACTCAGACTGCTGGTGCCCACACAGTTTGTAGGAGCCATTATTGGTAAAGAAGGACTGACCATCAAAAATATCACCAAGCAAACTCAGTCAAAGTGAGCCATCCTGTTTCTCAAGTTATTAGATTGATAGCTCATTACCATATTTTCAGTCTCCCCTACAGTAAATGTAGTGTTttctgaagtttgcttcttgCTTTTTCACTGGAGATCTGATGCTAATATATAGTAGCAAGTCAATgactaaaatgtattttaattaaaagtagATTCCTTGACTAACATGCTTGATTAGAAATAGACAAGTTACTGCCCACCACTGACTACATCATATCAAACAGAATGTAAACTGAGTGAGAATTTTCtcatttgtctttctctctctgtctttgtcagAGTGGATATCCATCGCAAGGAAAATGCAGGAGCTGCAGAGAAACCCATCACCATCCACTCGTCTCCCGAGGGTTGCTCTCAAGCCTGCAGGATGATCCTGGAGGTCATGGAGAAAGAAGCCAATGACACAAAAACGTCTGTCAAAGTTTTAGTATTTAGTATTAATCTTTAGTATTAAAAATAGTGTGCTTGTAAAAGTACATTGGTAAAATTGATCTCTGTTCTGCTCTGAGACAGTGCTGAAGAGGTCCCTTTGAAGATTTTGGCTCATAACAGTCTGGTGGGTCGTCTGATTGGAAAAGAAGGCAGGAATCTGAAGAAAATTGAGCAGGACACCGGGACCAAGATTACCATTTCCCCGTAAGTACACACTAGCCGTGTCAATATGTGTTCTGTAttttgtgttctcgtgttcatGGGAAATTTCAGTATCAGTCCAAGTACTGTTGCATTTAAAAGTCCACATCTAGTCAAGTACAGTTCAAATGCCCGGATGTGTTCTTGCTCCACCCGTAAAATGGAGGATGCACTGGGACGTGACTTCTGTAGACTTGAGAgagtcagatatcccagaatgcatttcgcACCAACCTCAGCGCTATTAATTTTTCGCGGCACGGAGACGGTGACTTATGAAGTAAGCCGGCGTTCCAATTACTGAATGACCACCGCGTCCTTGGGAGTTTGTACTCTCCAGTCGAGCTCGCCAAATTTGTACAACCAAGTATTGCAGTCCGAACGTTTAAAACGTTATATTAAACCTCTGATAATGAAGTGTGTTCTAGTGTTCACATCATAATGTGATTTCAACTACACCACTCTTGAACAGTTTGGAGTCATAATGTAAGtgagtgagggggggggggtgctctcGCCCCtcgtatgcttagctgaacctatgtgtgcttttaggtcctttataCCTTTGtcagtaaacaaggactactgacgtgcacagtgatcaattaaatgtttacagagaaggttattgactaataacggtagctctacagtcagaccgtccaatcagaagattttaggctacttcaccactcccccttctcactcaagcgaaccaatcggagtaggggagggcgggactagtttgtgaacgaaacgcttctcgaagttctatgtaagctctagaaaaacaaaatcccggacatttttttaagtctaaaaaagaggacatgtccgggtaaaagaggacgtgtGGTCACCCTAGTCTACCTAAAGTAAAAACCCAGCCTCATTAGTCTGTGTCCATAAAGGTAAAGCTTTTCTGGGACATGCAGATGACTCCAAGAGATTTGAGCAGGAGCCCCCAGGTCTTGAGGCTTGTTTCAGAGGGTCTTTTATGATTCTGACTAGCATAATGCTctcatttaatattttgttattttattttttgttacacCTGAAGGGATATGCCACTGATGcgtttattttcagttttcatgAAGCACACTGAATTGACCAAGTGTAGGAAATGTGCTGTAGACAGGAACATTCCTTGAGATATGGTCAATTTTAAAATTTGATTTCCATTTTAAATTAGTTACTGACTCTACAAATAGATTGTAGAATAGTCTGCAGCTTTATCGTTCTAAATATATCTTTCTAATCTTAATATTTTTCTCCTTGAAACTGGACTACCATATTAAAAGTTTGAATCATTTTGTGTATGAGGTCATTCAATTTGATATAATTGAACACTGATTCCAAATGAATTGTAACTTAAATCATTACATTGTCCTACTAAATACATATTTCTAGTGATTGTGTGACATATTTAATGGCCATTTCAAATAGCACAAGTCAGGAACGGTGCACTATTATCAGTTCATCATTACTACTGCTAGTACATCTACTGCcccattatcattatttttgaaTGACTGAAACCTCAACATcactatttttttctctcactgcAGACTGCAAGACTTGACAATATATAACCTGGAGCGTACCATCACAGTGAGGGGAGGGGTGGAGGAGTGCTGTAATGCAGAGGTGGAGATCATGAAGAAACTCAGAGAAGGCTACGAGAACGATGTGTCCGCTTTAAACGTAAGCACTTCCCACACTCGCTGATGTCACTTGGTGCTCAAACATTTCGTGTAGTGTAACTCTCCAATGTCACAACTATTTCACAACAGGAAACAGTTAATATATTAATGAAATGATTATTTctcatatattttacattatccatgcattaaaatgtgcagaagcaTCTTCACTTTTGAAAATATGTTGATGTTTTCCGTAcagaaatgcagcaaaacatttgATGCCCAAACCTTTGCTGTATAAATTTTGTTTAGTGGGGAATTTAATGTTTACAATTAAGTTCATACTTAAGACATTATTATAATGCATTGTAAATTATTCTAACATTTCAGCACATTagaaaaaattataatatatttttattgatgCATCACATGGCACTGGTGTGTTTCTGGTTTTTAACCCTTGTGATTTCTAAAACATGATGTTTCCACGTATGTTTAGTCCATACTTTAGACTACAGTTAACCTAGTTAATGTTCACTTAAACACTATAGGGGAAGGTCGATTTATTTTCTTCCCTCTGCAAATACAAAGctataaatatttgaaaaagcaGCTATTGACCTAAAGAGCAGCAACATAATACTGAAATGGAATTGTAATGTTCTATTGATTGTAGTAGTAGAAAGTGTTAGAGCTGTGGTTGACCAATGTGGCATCTAAAATGTgatatctgtttaaaaaaaaaaaacaacaacagtgctTGGCAAACTAGGAATAAACAGAATGGCCGATACACACACATCTTTGACTGTGGCTGGAGATTAGCTGGATTGGCTTAAAGTGAATAGAATTCAGGTGGTCCTCCCAGACAAAGGAGCGCTATGCCTTATAGAGCTGCTCGCCCTAGTGGCACAATATAGCTATTGCACATTTGTAAGAAGTGAAATGaatctttttctctttctctgtcattctctGTAGCTGCAGACAAACCTGATCCCGGGTTTAAATCTGAATGCTCTGGGgattttctcctcctctctgccTGTCCTCTCTCCATCTGCAGGGCCTCGAGGAGTGGCTCCTCTCCCCACCTCATACAACCCATTCGTGGTGAGCCCCAACATAGAAAAAGATATCCATATTCATTTAGAGTGCTTTGATGAGAACTGTTGCACTGGAAAATGTACAGACTTCTATATACTGGATTTAATATGTGCCTCATGCGCATGAGTTAAACCTACTACATACAGTTATTGTGTTAGTGTTGTAATGTTGTCCTgctgacacatttaaatcaagtcaATTGAGTGCATTGCATTAGCTATAAGTCCCATAACCCAAAAGTTTGTGGAGGGTCCATGAGTATGAAAATGCTGGGGTTTGAGAACACTGTTGTCTGAGTCATTGTAAATGCGCTAGTGAAGGAGACTGGGCAGAGGTTAGTCATGGCTGAATCATTTGTTATGGTTCAGCTTTACAGGAAGATCCACCGCATTAATAGAAGGGGGTGGGTGGGCTGGGGGGGGGAGTTACTGAGGGGCATGTAGGGTCGTGCCCTGTGTGTGCATTAGCAGGAAACCCAGCTGAAAATCCCCTGTCTCCTTCTTTAAGGCATGACTCATCTTGTTCTAATTTGTGCtgctcttaaacacacacacacactttgttttgATTTGTCTGTGGAGAGTTTGTTTGTCTGAGTGTACGCTGAGTGTGTATTCCTAgcgtgtgtttatgtgtgtactCCTGCTGATAGATGGACAGTGAAGCTGACAGTGACTTGAGTTTTGCTCGTGTGGTTGAGCCCCATTTGAGTTCTTCTGTATAGTCTGCATATTTGTGTGACACCACATCCTCTTTGTGTCAATCCACAGGGTCACACATCTTCATTGGGGGGTCTATATGGAGCTCCGCCCACTTTACCGCTTCAACAAACTGTAAGTCTTTCATGC from Hoplias malabaricus isolate fHopMal1 chromosome 2, fHopMal1.hap1, whole genome shotgun sequence encodes the following:
- the igf2bp2b gene encoding insulin-like growth factor 2 mRNA-binding protein 2 isoform X3 translates to MWKEYVQTSRKIQIRNIPPHLQWEVLDSLLSQYGSVENVEQVNADSETAVVNVTYASKEEAKEAIEKLTGHNLDNHSFSVSYILDVEGGAGSQAQRVTPRGGRGSRDSDSTHTGAMGGLQGPRHGHHELPLRLLVPTQFVGAIIGKEGLTIKNITKQTQSKVDIHRKENAGAAEKPITIHSSPEGCSQACRMILEVMEKEANDTKTAEEVPLKILAHNSLVGRLIGKEGRNLKKIEQDTGTKITISPLQDLTIYNLERTITVRGGVEECCNAEVEIMKKLREGYENDVSALNLQTNLIPGLNLNALGIFSSSLPVLSPSAGPRGVAPLPTSYNPFVGHTSSLGGLYGAPPTLPLQQTAPEQEVVYLFIPTQAVGALIGKKGQHIKELARFAGASIKIAPSDSPDAPERMVIITGPPEAQFKAQGRIFGKLKEENFFTAKEEVKLETHIKVPAAAAGRVIGKGGKTVNELQNLTSAEVIVPRDQTPDENDEVFVKIIGHFFASQTAQRKIREIIQQVKQQEQKNQQGAATPSQHTK
- the igf2bp2b gene encoding insulin-like growth factor 2 mRNA-binding protein 2 isoform X2, whose translation is MNSRSSTQPKQRSRKIQIRNIPPHLQWEVLDSLLSQYGSVENVEQVNADSETAVVNVTYASKEEAKEAIEKLTGHNLDNHSFSVSYILDVEGGAGSQAQRVTPRGGRGSRDSDSTHTGAMGGLQGPRHGHHELPLRLLVPTQFVGAIIGKEGLTIKNITKQTQSKVDIHRKENAGAAEKPITIHSSPEGCSQACRMILEVMEKEANDTKTAEEVPLKILAHNSLVGRLIGKEGRNLKKIEQDTGTKITISPLQDLTIYNLERTITVRGGVEECCNAEVEIMKKLREGYENDVSALNLQTNLIPGLNLNALGIFSSSLPVLSPSAGPRGVAPLPTSYNPFVGHTSSLGGLYGAPPTLPLQQTAPEQEVVYLFIPTQAVGALIGKKGQHIKELARFAGASIKIAPSDSPDAPERMVIITGPPEAQFKAQGRIFGKLKEENFFTAKEEVKLETHIKVPAAAAGRVIGKGGKTVNELQNLTSAEVIVPRDQTPDENDEVFVKIIGHFFASQTAQRKIREIIQQVKQQEQKNQQGAATPSQHTK